A genomic region of Venturia canescens isolate UGA chromosome 7, ASM1945775v1, whole genome shotgun sequence contains the following coding sequences:
- the LOC122413575 gene encoding microfibrillar-associated protein 1-like, protein MDYFVTNNSLAPAPMGIQSTAGAVPIKNDKGEVSMKKVKVHRYVSGKRPDYAPAASSEEESEEDDFIDKYAHKSYEEDESGSTQVAPSHASPREREEDDPRLRRLTRLKRQRERESEASPERHRQIHEPEILETEPERARERIKLDSSDSSEDEELSDTEIERRRVALKQRLLSNKEVDEELAQNIDEDKSGESSDESSEYEEYTDSEEETGPRLKPVFVRKRDRITVMEKEKEAIKQKQAEAEAKKLSDERKRQTLRMVEEVIRKETQLPKSTDQECKLDDVCTDDENDEVEYEAWKLRELKRIKRDREERETIEKERLEIERIRNMTEEERRQEARLNPKTITNKAAKGKYKFLQKYYHRGAFYLDRDDTIFKRDFSGATLEDHFDKTVLPKVMQVKNFGRSGRTKYTHLVDQDTTQFDSPWISETAQNLKFHNNQAAGMKQYFDRPSLKKLKITN, encoded by the exons ATGGATTACTTCGTAACGAATAATTCTTTAGCACCCGCACCCATGGGTATACAGAGTACGGCTGGTGCTGTTCCtatcaaaaatgacaaag GTGAGGTGTCTATGAAAAAAGTCAAAGTTCATCGATACGTGTCCGGCAAGCGTCCTGATTATGCTCCTGCAGCAAGTTCAGAAGAAGAATCAGAGGAGGATGATTTCATTGACAAATATGCCCACAAATCTTATGAAGAGGATGAAAGTGGATCAACTCAGGTAGCACCTTCGCATGCCTCGCCAAGAGAACGCGAGGAAGATGATCCTCGTCTTCGTAGACTAACACGATTGAAGCGACAACGAGAAAGAGAATCAGAAGCTTCTCCAGAACGCCATCGTCAAATTCACGAACCAGAAATTCTGGAAACAGAAccggaaagagcgagagagcgaatcAAACTGGACAGTTCCGATTCGTCCGAGGATGAAGAATTATCTGACACAGAAATTGAGAGACGCCGTGTGGCTCTGAAACAGAGACTTCTTTCAAATAAGGAAGTCGACGAGGAACTTGCTCAAAACATCGACGAAGACAAGTCTGGCGAGAGCTCTGACGAGAGTTCTGAGTACGAGGAATATACCGATTCCGAGGAAGAGACTGGACCACGTTTGAAACCTGTTTTTGTACGGAAAAGAGATCGTATCACTGtcatggaaaaagagaaggagGCTATCAAGCAAAAACAGGCCGAAGCcgaagcaaaaaaattatcagacGAACGAAAAAGGCAAACGTTAAGA aTGGTAGAAGAGGTGATTCGCAAAGAGACTCAATTGCCGAAGAGTACAGATCAAGAGTGCAAACTCGACGACGTCTGCACTGACGACGAGAACGACGAGGTTGAGTACGAGGCGTGGAAATTGCGGGAGCTCAAGAGAATCAAACGCGAtagagaagaaagagaaac aaTCGAGAAAGAACGATTAGAAATCGAGAGGATCCGAAATATGACGGAAGAGGAGAGACGACAAGAGGCACGTCTTAATCCAAAGACAATAACAAATAAAGCAGCAAagggaaaatataaatttttgcaaaaatattaTCATCGCGGTGCCTTTTATCTTGATCGTGATGACACGATATTCAAGCGTGACTTCTCCGGAGCTACGCTTGAAGATCACTTCGATAAAACTGTATTGCCAAAGGTAATGCAAGTTAAGAACTTCGGACGGAGTGGAAGAACTAAGTATACTCATCTCGTCGATCAAGATACTACACAGTTCGACTCACCTTGGATTTCTGAGACTGCCCAGAACCTAAAGTTTCATAACAATCAGGCTGCAGGAATGAAACAATACTTCGACCGACCGTCactaaaaaaactcaaaatcaccaattga
- the LOC122413215 gene encoding microfibrillar-associated protein 1-like, protein MDYFVTNNSLAPAPMGIQSTAGAVPVKNDKGEVSMKKVKVHRYVSGKRPDYAPAASSEEESEEDDFIDKCAHKSYEESESGSNQVVPSHALPREHEEDDPRLRRLTRLERQRERESEASPERHRQIHEPEILETEPERARERIKLDSSDSSEDEELSDTEIERRRVALKQRLLSNKEVDEELTQNIDEDKSGESSDESSEYEEYTDSEEETGPRLKPVFVRKRDRITVMEKEKEAIKQKQAEAEAKKLSDERKRQTLRMVEEVIRKETQLPKSTDQECKLDDVCTDDENDEVEYEAWKLRELKRIKRDREERETIEKERLEIERIRNMTEEERRQEARLNPKTITNKAAKGKYKFLQKYYHRGAFYLDRDDTIFKRDFSGATLEDHFDKTVLPKVMQVKNFGRSGRTKYTHLVDQDTTQFDSPWISETAQNLKFHNNQAAGMKQYFDRPSLKKLKTTN, encoded by the exons ATGGATTACTTCGTAACGAATAATTCTTTAGCACCCGCACCCATGGGTATACAGAGTACGGCTGGTGCTGTTCCTGTCAAGAATGACAAAG GTGAGGTGTCTATGAAAAAAGTCAAAGTTCATCGATACGTGTCCGGCAAGCGTCCTGATTATGCTCCTGCAGCAAGTTCAGAAGAAGAATCAGAGGAAGATGATTTCATTGACAAATGCGCCCACAAATCTTATGAAGAGAGTGAAAGTGGATCAAATCAAGTGGTTCCTTCGCATGCATTGCCAAGAGAGCATGAGGAAGATGATCCTCGTCTTCGTAGACTAACACGGTTAGAGCGACAACGAGAAAGAGAATCAGAAGCTTCTCCAGAACGCCATCGTCAAATTCACGAACCAGAAATTCTGGAAACAGAAccggaaagagcgagagagcgaatcAAACTGGACAGTTCCGATTCATCCGAGGATGAAGAATTATCTGACACAGAAATTGAGAGACGCCGTGTGGCTCTGAAACAGAGACTTCTTTCAAATAAGGAAGTCGACGAGGAACTTACTCAAAACATCGACGAAGACAAGTCTGGCGAGAGCTCTGACGAGAGTTCCGAGTACGAGGAATATACCGATTCCGAGGAAGAGACTGGACCACGTTTGAAACCTGTTTTTGTACGGAAAAGAGATCGTATCACTGtcatggaaaaagagaaggagGCTATCAAGCAAAAACAGGCCGAAGCCGAAGCAAAGAAATTATCAGACGAACGGAAAAGGCAAACGTTAAGA atGGTGGAAGAGGTGATTCGCAAAGAGACTCAATTGCCGAAGAGTACAGATCAAGAGTGCAAACTCGACGACGTCTGCACTGACGACGAGAACGACGAGGTTGAGTACGAGGCGTGGAAATTGCGGGAGCTCAAGAGAATCAAACGCGAtagagaagaaagagaaac aaTCGAGAAAGAACGATTAGAAATCGAGAGGATCCGAAATATGACGGAAGAGGAGAGACGACAAGAGGCACGTCTTAATCCAAAGACAATAACAAATAAAGCAGCGAagggaaaatataaatttttgcaaaaatattaTCATCGCGGTGCCTTTTATCTTGATCGTGATGACACGATATTCAAGCGTGACTTCTCCGGAGCTACGCTTGAAGATCACTTCGATAAAACTGTATTGCCAAAGGTAATGCAAGTTAAGAACTTCGGACGGAGTGGAAGAACTAAGTATACTCATCTCGTCGATCAAGATACTACACAGTTCGACTCACCTTGGATTTCTGAGACTGCCCAGAACCTAAAGTTTCATAACAATCAGGCTGCAGGAATGAAACAATACTTCGACCGACCGTCactaaaaaaactcaaaaccaccaattga